Proteins encoded within one genomic window of Glycine soja cultivar W05 chromosome 1, ASM419377v2, whole genome shotgun sequence:
- the LOC114419375 gene encoding thiosulfate sulfurtransferase 16, chloroplastic-like, with protein MKLMTATTTFDVSATCFRAPPPSCSMNPCHTSFSVINSLNPHKGRRISVAVPPKFPNFRREASLQGNLEAIRVPTSVPVRVAYELLLAGHRYLDVRTPEEFDAGHAPGAINIPYMFRVGSGMTKNSNFIREVSSQFRKDDEIIVGCELGKRSMMAASDLLAAGFTGLTDMAGGYAAWTQNGLPTEL; from the exons ATGAAACTAATGACAGCAACAACAACGTTTGATGTCTCTGCCACATGCTTCCGTGCCCCTCCTCCTTCGTGCTCAATGAATCCATGCCACACCAG TTTTTCAGTTATAAACTCCCTGAATCCTCACAAGGGACGACGGATAAGCGTTGCTGTTCCACCCAAGTTTCCAAACTTCCG GAGGGAAGCATCTCTGCAGGGGAATTTGGAGGCTATTAGAGTCCCAACTTCGGTGCCTGTGCGTGTAGCATACGAGCTTCTTCTAGCTGGTCATCGATATTTGGATGTAAG GACCCCGGAAGAGTTCGATGCTGGACACGCTCCTGGCGCAATTAACATTCCTTATATGTTCAGAGTTGGATCAG GGATGACAAAGAACAGCAACTTTATTAGAGAGGTGTCTTCACAGTTTAGGAAAGATGATGAAATTATTGTC GGGTGTGAGCTTGGTAAAAGATCTATGATGGCCGCAAGTGACTTGCTAGCTGCt GGGTTCACTGGACTCACAGACATGGCTGGTGGTTATGCTGCATGGACACAAAATGGACTTCCAACAGAGCTATGA
- the LOC114405648 gene encoding uncharacterized protein LOC114405648, with translation MKRATMASTFSPKHSRGYAIRSISLPTRSHPSTVPIEEELNKLKSWETSSSSEVERIFFGLSGLANLYKCMEDLLKLPLTQQALSHHHNQKWVDELLDCPVRFLDILGETRDAIMQMKGNVRGLQSALRRRKVGDLVVESHVSSYWILRRNTRKQCTKSLVLLKHSTEGSSFGASPPLDLNHHLSAVVRVLREASLITSSIFQSLVGFLSSPILRSKINNKWTFVSRVMRKGVLQLQCNNQVENVNELEKVDLALCRMVMDNATKDFEAENIQFAQKELEAVVVVIEGLENGLDCLFKHLINTRVSFLNIVSPSGRI, from the coding sequence CTCGTGGCTATGCCATTCGATCCATAAGCTTGCCAACTAGATCACATCCAAGCACAGTTCCAATTGAAGAGGAGCTGAACAAGCTCAAATCATGGGAAACATCATCTTCCTCTGAGGTGGAGAGAATTTTCTTTGGTCTTTCAGGCCTTGCAAACTTGTACAAGTGCATGGAAGATCTTTTGAAGTTGCCACTCACCCAACAAGCACTATCTCATCATCACAACCAAAAATGGGTTGATGAGTTGCTAGATTGTCCAGTGAGATTCTTGGACATATTGGGAGAAACAAGGGATGCAATCATGCAAATGAAGGGAAATGTTAGAGGCCTTCAATCAGCCCTTAGAAGGAGAAAAGTTGGAGACTTGGTGGTTGAAAGCCATGTTTCTTCATATTGGATTCTCAGAAGAAACACAAGGAAACAATGCACAAAATCTCTTGTTTTATTGAAGCACAGTACTGAAGGGTCATCATTTGGGGCATCTCCTCCTTTGGACCTCAATCACCACCTCTCAGCAGTTGTCAGGGTTCTAAGAGAAGCTAGTTTGATCACCAGCTCCATCTTTCAGTCACTTGTGGGGTTTCTTTCTTCACCAATCTTGAGGTCAAAGATTAATAATAAGTGGACATTTGTGTCAAGAGTGATGCGGAAAGGGGTGCTTCAGCTTCAATGCAACAATCAAGTGGAGAATGTGAATGAACTTGAAAAGGTGGACCTTGCACTTTGCAGAATGGTCATGGATAATGCAACCAAGGATTTTGAGGCTGAGAATATTCAATTTGCACAGAAAGAGCTTGAGGCTGTGGTGGTAGTCATTGAAGGGCTTGAAAATGGATTGGATTGCTTGTTTAAGCACCTTATTAATACTCGTGTGTCTTTTCTGAATATAGTTTCTCCCTCAGGTAGAATATGA
- the LOC114419354 gene encoding ganglioside-induced differentiation-associated protein 2-like — translation MCAAISEVEQEELLEKLEVFKIKGRDKHGRKILRIIAKFFPARLVSVEVLKKYLEERVFPKLMGKRKFAVLYVHTGVQRSENFPGISGLRWIYDAIPANVKENLEAVYFIHPGLQARLFLATFGRFLFNAGLYGKLRYVSRVDYLWESVRRNEVEIPEFVFDHDEDLDYRPMMDYGLESDHARVYGGAPTMDSPVTTYSMRCIS, via the exons atgtgcGCTGCCATATCCGAAGTGGAACAAGAAGAGTTGCTCGAAAAATTGGAGGTGTTCAAGATCAAAGGCAGGGACAAGCATGGCCGCAAGATCCTTCGCATTATCGCCAAATTCTTCCCAG CACGGTTGGTGAGTGTTGAGGTTCTGAAAAAGTACCTGGAGGAGAGGGTTTTCCCGAAGCTGATGGGGAAGAGGAAATTCGCGGTGCTGTACGTGCACACCGGCGTCCAGAGGAGCGAGAATTTTCCCGGAATCTCCGGTCTCCGGTGGATCTACGACGCGATTCCGGCGAACGTGAAGGAGAATCTCGAAGCCGTTTATTTTATTCACCCGGGCTTGCAGGCCCGCCTTTTCCTCGCTACATTCGGCCGCTTCCTCTTTAACGCTGG GCTGTATGGAAAGCTGAGGTACGTAAGCAGGGTTGATTATCTGTGGGAGAGTGTGAGGAGGAACGAGGTGGAAATTCCGGAGTTTGTGTTTGATCACGACGAGGATTTGGATTACCGTCCGATGATGGATTACGGATTGGAGAGCGATCACGCTAGAGTGTACGGTGGTGCTCCAACCATGGATTCACCCGTCACCACCTACTCCATGAGGTGCATCTCATAG
- the LOC114419346 gene encoding lysine histidine transporter-like 8 yields the protein MGEAKEIWSAPITPRTASVVGTPVVASPPVSCPPSQLHSPSLTRSPLLHPEDGDAPRRKTSKTPKTPRTPRTPRTPLRISNLTPKFITPLGSPMRKALRFTKLDPQDAWLPITESRNGNKYYAAFHTLCSGIGIQALVLPVAFTILGWTWGIITMTLAFIWQLYTLWLLVNLHESVEQGVRYCRYLQLCGATFGEKLGKILALFPILYLSAGTCTTLIIIGGSTARTFYQVVCGETCTAKPMTTVEWYLVFTCVAVVLSQLPNLNSIAGVSLIGAVTAVGYCTAIWVTSVARGALPDVSYNPVRTGNSVEDAFSVLNALGIIAFAFRGHNLILEIQSTMPSSEKHPSHVPMWKGVKVSYTIIAACLFPMAIGGYWAYGQLIPANGGMLTALYQFHSRDVSRFVLGLTSFFVVVNGLCSFQIYGMPAFDDMESGYTTRMKKPCPWWLRAFIRVFFGFLCFFIGVAVPFLSQMAGLIGGVALPVTFAYPCFMWLKTKKPKKYSAMWWLNWFLGTLGVALSAILVAASLYVIIDTGVNVSFFNPQ from the exons ATGGGTGAAGCTAAGGAAATATGGTCTGCACCAATAACCCCTAGAACAGCTTCAGTAGTAGGAACACCTGTTGTGGCATCTCCACCTGTGTCATGTCCACCCTCTCAGCTTCACTCACCATCTCTAACAAGGTCACCTCTACTTCACCCTGAGGATGGAGATGCACCACGTCGTAAAACATCTAAGACTCCAAAGACTCCAAGAACCCCTAGAACCCCTAGAACCCCACTTAGAATCTCTAATTTGACTCCAAAGTTCATCACCCCTTTGGGAAGCCCTATGAGAAAAGCTCTGAGGTTCACCAAGCTTGATCCTCAGGATGCTTGGCTTCCAATCACTGAGTCAAGGAATGGTAACAAGTACTATGCTGCTTTTCACACCCTTTGTTCTGGTATTGGAATTCAGGCCCTTGTTCTCCCTGTGGCCTTCACTATTCTTGGTTG GACGTGGGGAATCATAACTATGACTCTGGCTTTCATATGGCAACTTTACACCTTATGGCTGCTGGTCAACCTTCATGAGTCGGTAGAGCAAGGTGTACGCTACTGTCGATACCTTCAACTCTGCGGAGCTACCTTCG GGGAGAAACTTGGGAAAATCCTAGCCTTGTTCCCAATACTGTACCTATCAGCAGGGACATGCACCACATTGATCATCATAGGAGGATCCACAGCAAGGACATTTTACCAAGTGGTGTGTGGTGAAACATGCACTGCCAAACCTATGACCACTGTGGAATGGTACTTGGTGTTCACCTGTGTAGCTGTGGTGCTATCACAGTTGCCAAACTTGAATTCCATTGCTGGGGTGTCACTCATTGGAGCTGTCACTGCTGTAGGGTATTGTACTGCCATTTGGGTAACCTCTGTGGCACGGGGTGCCCTACCGGATGTGAGCTATAACCCTGTGAGGACTGGAAACAGTGTTGAAGATGCCTTTAGTGTGCTCAATGCATTGGGTATCATTGCCTTTGCTTTCAGGGGCCACAATCTCATCCTTGAAATTCAG TCTACTATGCCTTCAAGCGAGAAGCATCCATCACACGTGCCAATGTGGAAAGGGGTCAAGGTTTCTTACACGATCATTGCAGCATGCTTATTTCCCATGGCCATTGGAGGCTATTGGGCCTATGGCCAATTG ATTCCTGCAAATGGAGGAATGCTCACTGCCCTATACCAATTCCACTCTCGCGATGTGTCAAGATTCGTGCTAGGgttaacaagtttttttgtAGTGGTGAATGGTTTGTGCTCGTTTCAAATCTATGGCATGCCAGCATTCGATGACATGGAATCAGGGTACACTACAAGGATGAAGAAGCCATGCCCGTGGTGGCTGCGTGCATTTATTAGGGTGTTCTTTGGGTTCTTGTGCTTCTTCATAGGAGTGGCTGTTCCGTTTTTGTCTCAAATGGCTGGTTTGATTGGAGGAGTGGCGTTGCCAGTGACATTCGCGTACCCATGTTTCATGTGGCTTAAGACAAAGAAGCCAAAGAAGTATAGTGCCATGTGGTGGCTCAATTGGTTCTTGGGGACATTGGGAGTGGCTTTGAGTGCCATATTGGTTGCGGCTAGTTTATATGTCATCATTGATACTGGTGTTAATGTGAGCTTTTTCAATCCTCAGTAG
- the LOC114405653 gene encoding uncharacterized protein LOC114405653 codes for MLILQSVTGWFSQHMINCIRQRLIVQYLSVFPKPGAENLLRAATLKFEKLKRECYRHAMKLDGEECQQANLGLEENEELDNVEDEEDAAEGNDSDEEWEEEHELVILAYTFCFYVFLSGLC; via the exons ATGCTAATTTTGCAGTCTGTAACTGGGTGGTTCTCACAACACATGATCAATTGTATTAGACAACGTCTTATAGTGCAATATCTATCAGTATTCCCCAAGCCTGGTGCTGAGAATTTACTCAGAGCTGCCACTTTAAAGTTTGAAAAATTGAAGAGGGAGTGCTATAGGCATGCCATGAAGCTCGATGGAGAAGAATGCCAACAAGCTAATTTAG GTTTGGAAGAGAATGAAGAACTTGACAATGTTGAAGATGAAGAGGATGCAGCTGAGGGTAATGATAGTGATGAAGAATGGGAAGAAGAGCATGAACTGGTAATTCTTGCCTACACTTTCTGcttttatgtttttctctctGGATTGTGTTAA